ACTGATCTTCATTTCGGAGTCCTCTCGCCAGGACTTCCTCTCGGCCTACGACTACCCGGAGTCGCAGACCTGCGTGATCCATCACGGGGTGCGCCCAACCTTCGCCCCGCAGGATCGAGAAGCCAGTCGACGCGCGCTTGGCCTGGAGCCGGGCCGCCCGGTCCTGCTGCACGTCGGAAGCGAGGAGCGGCGCAAGAACGTGGAGACGCTGCTCGACGCGATCGCCCTGCTGGTGCGGCGACATCCCGACCTCCTGCTGCTCCGGGTTGGCGGTTCGAGTGCGCGAAGTCGCAAGCGGATTGCCCGGCACCATCTCGAGCGCCACGTCCGCTATCTCCCCAGCCTCCCCGAGGACCGGCTCGTCGGCGCGTACGCCGCGGCCGACCTCTTCGTCTTTCCGTCCTACTTCGAGGGGTTCGGTCTTCCCGTGCTTGAGGCGATGAGCGTGGGCTGCCCCGTCATTGCAGCCCGGGCGACGTCAATCCCGGAAGTGACGGGCGACGCGGCCGTCCTGGTCGAGCCGATGGATGCGGTCGCGCTCGCCGATGCCATCGACGGCTTGCTCGGCGATCCGGCCCGACGCGCCTCCCTCACCCGGGCCGGTATTGCGCGCGCCGCCCCGTTCACCTGGGACCGCGCCGCACGGCAGACCGCGGCGGCGTACCGGCGGGCGCTGGACGCCCGCTGACGGCCCCCGACTTCCTCGCTGCCCGAGGGTAACGTATCATTGGTGCTGTGGCGCCGACCGCACGAGCCTCCTTCACACGGAAACGAGTGACATGCCCAACATCGCCGAGTTTCATCCGCAGATCGTCCACTTCATCGTGGTCCTTGGCTTCGTCGGCGTTGGGCTCCGGATTCTCTCGCTGCTGGTGAAGGTCGAGTGGTTCAAGCCCGCCGCCACGCTGGCGCTGTTGGCCGCCGCCACGGCCGGCGTGCTGGCGGCCCGTTCCGGCTCCGAGGCGCACGGGCCCGCCGAACGGATCCCAGGCGCGCGTGCGGCCGTGCAGGAGCACGAGGAACTCGGGGAGCGGGCGCGGAATCTCTTCCTCGTCGTCGCCGGCTTTGAAATCCTCGCGCTCGCCGTGCGCAAGCGGGAAAAGGTGCGGCGGATCGCGCTGGTCGGCTCCGCCGTCGCGGGCGTCGTCGCCGCCTTCTTTCTTTTTGAGGCGGCAGAGCATGGGGGTCGAGTGGTGTACGGGTATGCTGGTGGCGTCGGCACCCGCTCCGGGGATCCCGCGGACGTCAAACACCTGCTCGTCGCCGGGCTGTACAACGGGGCGCGCGCCAAACGGGAGGCCGGCGACACGGCGAGTGCCGCCCGGCTGACCGAGGAACTCGCCCGGCAGATGCCGGAGGATTTCGGCGTGCAACTGCTTGCCGCACGGTCCCAGCTGGTTGACCTGCACGACCCAGCCGCGGCCATGGCGGTGCTGGACCGCATGCAGGTTCCCGCGGACAATCCCCGCATGGCGCTGCAGGCGGGCATGCTCCGAAGCGACGTCTACGTGGCGATGGGCCAGCCGGACTCAGCGCGCGCCGTCCTGCAGCAGCTGACGGCCCAATACCCGGACAATCCCATGGTGAAGCGGGTGATCGGGGAGGCCAGCGCAAAGCTGCCCTAGCGACGGGCCATCGTCTCCCGCGCGGTGTATTATTCGCGGTGATGACCGGACCCGCCGTCGACCTGCCCGATCAGTTGCCTCATCCAGTGGAGAGCCTTGCGGTGCAACCTGCGAACTCGATCCGCCGGACTTGTCGCTCGCTGGCACCGGTGTTGGTCCTGCTCGCGCTGTCGGCCACCACCGCCGCGGCCCAGGGAGCACCGGTCACGCGGGACAGCATCACGGTGGCCCCAGGCCCGCAGTTCAGCACGACCTCCTGGATCCGGTGGCTCGGGACC
The DNA window shown above is from Gemmatimonadales bacterium and carries:
- a CDS encoding glycosyltransferase family 1 protein yields the protein MTLPRILLVNDHPAGGGIGRYTLELRHALRALAPPPFRVDLLLQNVPGRVDPDEWHSPEDTRDGSTLTVQPRPWWAKRRGFGTVYLLNSHCYFPRRVPKGYDLYHFSSQMMGAGVGHAAPAVVTVHDLIAVRLRANHPGLSTRLRRRHFRPLRRARELIFISESSRQDFLSAYDYPESQTCVIHHGVRPTFAPQDREASRRALGLEPGRPVLLHVGSEERRKNVETLLDAIALLVRRHPDLLLLRVGGSSARSRKRIARHHLERHVRYLPSLPEDRLVGAYAAADLFVFPSYFEGFGLPVLEAMSVGCPVIAARATSIPEVTGDAAVLVEPMDAVALADAIDGLLGDPARRASLTRAGIARAAPFTWDRAARQTAAAYRRALDAR
- a CDS encoding tetratricopeptide repeat protein encodes the protein MPNIAEFHPQIVHFIVVLGFVGVGLRILSLLVKVEWFKPAATLALLAAATAGVLAARSGSEAHGPAERIPGARAAVQEHEELGERARNLFLVVAGFEILALAVRKREKVRRIALVGSAVAGVVAAFFLFEAAEHGGRVVYGYAGGVGTRSGDPADVKHLLVAGLYNGARAKREAGDTASAARLTEELARQMPEDFGVQLLAARSQLVDLHDPAAAMAVLDRMQVPADNPRMALQAGMLRSDVYVAMGQPDSARAVLQQLTAQYPDNPMVKRVIGEASAKLP